The sequence acccaaACCAAGACCACCCTTCCTTAGATGCATGAACTGAAAATGAATCAGCATTGAGACAGTTTATTGGTTTGCTTTTTCCCAGGtcacatattttaagtaaatagattataagagacataatgtcttttcttcttccacaggtGGTAATCCGGCGCTctcctctttacacacacacacactcacacatactcaacCAAACAACCTTATAGCTCGCTGAGACCTTCACTTCTTAAAGTAGGGGATGGTgacaatataatttcctttaaaatgcccTTAATGCAATATATAATGTACAAAAATATCTCTACATATTTGAAGTTATAAGAAAAGCACCTCTTGATacaaacaaacttaaatatgACAGTTACTTTTGTATAACAAGCATTGCACTTTTACTCACTGGGTTTTGGAAAGTTCAAGTAGTAATGAGGCTTATTTTCCCCGTGAGAAACCAGTTTGTGAGCAGGCTAGGCAGCGGCTCAGAACCCTGCCTGAAGAGTAACAGTCTGTACTTCTCAGTGTGTGTGGTgagcctggcttgatcttgggttCCTCTACCTCCGTTAGgggcagccaggcagatctctgcaggttTGTCTCAGTCCTCCCTGGTGCAAAGCAGGTGCCAAAGGGAAAGTACCCCAACTGTTCATTGCTGCCACCCTTAACTAAATCCTAAAGCGCTtagggatgactcagtgggtccCGGAGGCTGCGGTTAcctgtgtctgctcttgggaggacATCACAGATGGGGCCTGGAGGACCTCCGGCAGGGAACGCCGGCATCAACGGCCATAGCCTTGAGGGCCGATCTTGTTTTTGGGGGCAACAGGGTCCTTCCTTTTGTCTGTCAACTGGTAGATCTGTTGGGCCAATTTCTGCAACATGCAGGTCCCAAAGCGGCATCGAGAGTTGTGGGAGCCAGGGTTCATCATCTTGCGATAGCGTTTGACTCGAAAGTGGGCTGAGCTTGGAGTGctgcagagaaggaaggacacTTGAAACTTAACCAACCAGGGCTTTGGCCCTAAGCACCTCGGACCAGGGCCAAACAGAACCTGAGGGACCTGGGACCTGCTCCCTCCACCAGAGCTGGAGTCTGGCCTGGACAATCCTCCCGGGGCCTGGGTAGTCGAAAGGGCACATCCTCTGCAGAGGGTGTAGTTACCTGGCTTGTGGAGTTTTAGATGTGCTCTCCTTCTCCTGGTCCAGAACAAAAGTCTCCATAGGAACTGTCTCCCCACCAGTGAGTTCTGAGGAATCGCTGCTGGATGCCTGCAGTTCCATCTCTCCACTACTTAGTGCCAGCTTATCCCacctagaaaacacaagcaggtGTGTTTGGCTTGAGTTCAAGTGATGTCCCGgccagctcccatctccacttccttctAACCCCTCCAGGCCATCACTCATTGTTCCATGACTGCCATGTATTAGGAATGAAGAAAGCACTGCCCCAAACTCACTGCAAGGACACATCCTCTGGCTGTGCAGCATCCACGCCTAGAAAGGCGAGTGAACCCAGAAACATCAGGAtgatggaaaccagcttcattctgtgcagatgctcatataccctggaaaggagcaagaagctgagggttttcaaacgggccagctgcacagccctggagcagaaggaagggcagtggCAGGAGGGGGAGCATCTTGGCGGCGCTCTGCCTGGTTCTGctgattttctcttcttggaGCAGAGAGGCACCCAGAGGCTTTTGGGCTGGTCAGGTTggtgacaagcaaagcaaaggaagccgGAGTGCCAGGCTTCCAGAGGTCTCCAACTCAAGTCCTAGGATCCTGGCCCACAGATTTCAGGTGAGATAGAGCAGGGTGCATGAGTTAGACCTGGGACATGAGGTGTGCTCTACAGTGGATCCCTGTGGGATCCACTTGTCCAGGTCTCCAAGCTTTGGGGATTTGGCaaagccacaccccactccccaacaCGCTGGAGAACAGCGGTCcctatctgctgaaggagtaagTTGTCAAGCAATAGGAGAAAGTTTGAGATGTCTGGCTGACCCTGGCAAAACCCCCAAGTCCAAGACTCACTGCGATGAGACACCAGGAGCGGTAACGCTGGAGCTCTCCTGCCTAGTGCCACCAATAAACCACTGAACAGCCAAAGCCAGCTCCAGCATTTTATACACTAAGGGTCTGTCGGGGCCTGCTCTGCCCTGGAGACTTCTCTTTCCTCCAGCGTGCTGGCTTCTAAGATAAGGCCTGCCCAGAAGCTTGCCTGTGGGTATAGGGATAAGGGTAGAGGTCCCTTGTGGCCAGGCATTTCGGAGATCGGTGTCGAGAGATTAGACTGGTGCAGGACTTCTGCTGCCCTATTTCCTGGCTTAGGGCTCATgcagtgagaaggaaaagaaagccagaacaatTTGGGTTAGAGGAATCCTTTTCCTTGAGAGACTACACCCCAGGGTGCTGGTCTGCGCTTTCAGGATAGAGCTGCAAGAACTGGGGGACAGGCGGGACACGTGGCTAACCTAGACCTTAGGCTTGGGGAGCTATGGCCTCAAATGGGCCTTGCCCCCTGCCAGCTTAGCACCTGGCTGAGCCTTGATCCCTACCTCTTCATGCAGAGTATACCTGGAAGGGTTAGGTCCTGGCTAGCAAGATTTCATAATAAgggcaaagctggaaacagctgaattgaaAATTAGGGTTTGGAGAGGGTAGTTATCTGAAGATTGAGAACTCACATTCCTATTTGGAAATACAGGAATAGCCAAAATTAGGAAGACAGATAGTTCTGTTTTCCTCATAATGCTATATCCTTATAAGGCTGTGACCTGAGAATTGGCCTGACTACCTTCATTCACCCATTTGCAAACATAAGGATTGACTGACAGGGAGAACACTAGTACTACATGTGTGCTACTTGCTGTCTCTTTTGATCTTATACATGCTCCCGAACTGGGGTTCTCATGTATCAAAGTAAAGTTCAAAGATTGGAAGTATATTGCCCAGTCATACTAAAGGTGGGAAGCTTTAGAGCCCAAACTTGAAAGACAGCGGTGTGGGTGAGAGGGCTGTATTTTTTCTGGCTGGGGtcatcattctcatcaagggtgaagaagaaaattcttgcccccacccagaggtatgtgctaattcatgatgaatcagctcaaacacttttgcctctgatttgtaatcttcatggatccttgagttcactttcttcccttctagagccaaatagggaaacaagGCATAGCTCTGCAGGCAAGTTTCCTAGAAGGTTCCTGAAGTTAAAGATATGATCTACCCAGCTGCTAGCCTCAAGTCTTAGTGATCTGGACACAGATAAGCTCTGTCTGATTCATATCCTGGCCAGCAGATCTCCAACATTCCTACCAGATCTGAGACCACACACAAAGCCAGTTGGCCACTGTGTCCCATGGACATTGCTCAAAGCAAGGCCTGGGTTGAGCACTGCTGGCTCAGCCCAGTTATCACTCTCCAGAATAAACCATGAACTTTGAACCAAGGGGATAAATGGCTGCACTGAGGTCACTTATTCTGGGAATCTTCCTAGAAGAGGAGTTCTGAGTTCCACCTGGGGCAGGGGATAGATTCCAGGTTCTGCTTCTGGTAGGGGCTTGAGATATGGATATAGAAAGGGCTACATCTTGATGAACTGGCCCTCGTTAGGGCCTTCTGGGTCCCATGACAGTCAATGCAGCAGCCCCACTAAGGTGGTGGTTTGTCTGCACCATCTTCACTATAGTTTGTCTGGCTTCTGCCCTTTCTTCGCCCTTCCTTTCACTTCATCGCTGGATTAACTGTCAATGCAccctctgtcagtctctctgaggATGTGACCTACCTGTCATGAATTTCCATCTGGGCCTGAGCCACATCAGGTCTTACTTTCATTTCCTTGGGCCAGTCTAttcaagtcaaggacagccagatgttggctcacagccaggatatgtctcataagctgaactcctctctccagcctctaccaaTCTTGAGGGTTctatgtgcagaaaatcctgccagGCCGGACctcgttgcctccttgcttcctctctgaggaaagtaggtgacttgaggttagctctggcttcgaacaatgatcgccaaatatgctcttagataaaacgtattgtggttattaatattattattatttggatagggttctctgtagcctagtctggcctgaaactaaagagctataagatgaccttgaatgtctgatccttctgctctgcctcttatcaactgagctacaccttcaatccctcaaactttttttttgagccttAGGTGGTTTCAATAAGGAAGTGAACTGAACCCAAATGGGGAAGGCTTGACTCCACTgggctcctgggtctgtgccagtttACTGGCAATGTGCGAAGAATACCCATCTGAGTGCTTTGACACTtgccttattagcctggctgcacttaagagattgtTACCTGAGAACCAAGCTGATTATTTTTTAGGCGAGGTAACAGACtggcaactagaaaaaaattgttagaaaatcttagaaagcacatgtatgattgtggtttgcatgggtggggaacctctgtcaatgtgcttcccaaagtgctaaaggacataagcatggggaaagggaggggtagatgaggaattcaccatgtctggatatctacccccccccccagaaaatgagttgcatcaccagtgcaagaaaaaaatagctagaatgcatttggggttcaaggtttagaagtgaggcttcaggggtccttttggcaatgctttcgcagaatcagaattgcatccattcaagtgcaatgtttgtaaattcacactgagcaaggaaggcaggagtggaaggggacaggaacaaaaaagaggagaggggagaaacatattcaaacttttcctggcaagaaaacaaaaaggaaaaaaaatatcctgcttaatgaaattccaccttttgtgtgtgtgctcaagaatttttttattatttatttttttgtgttaaatatttcttatttttttaacttttattaactacactttattcactttgtatcttcctataacccctctcccctcctaattccaccttcctttctccttcttcatgcatgctccttcccaagtccattgataggggaggttcccctctctttccttctgatcttagtctatcatatctcatcaggagtggctgtattgtcttcttctgtggcctggtaaggctgctcctccatcaggggaggtgatcaaagagcaggccaataagtttatgtcagaggcagtccctcttcccattactatgtaacccacttggactaaactatcatgggctacatctgtgcaggggttctaggttatctccatgcatggtacttgtttggagtatgagtctctggaaagaaacctgtgttcaaattttctggttctgttgctctccttgtggagttcctgtcctctccagatcttactatttcccacttctttcataagatttcatgcactctgcccaacatttggccataagactcagcatctgctttgatagtctgcagggcagagccttttagaggccctttgtggcaggttcctaacttgtttcttgttttcttcttcttctaatgtccatcctctttgcctttcgggatagggattgagcattttagtcagggtcctccctcttgattagtttctttagatgtacagattttagtaggtttatcctatattatattcttaggttgtgtttatgtgtacatcctttcatcatatttacaaatatactctaaacgcttgctgaataatggtctTTCAAtatctttcccacatttcaactgaattatttttgggcactaaatctaaacctaattcttatcaatatttggaggttttacttgttttgaatgtgtggttttattttttttagttaacagtgtgtacacagtctcttacaccagagtcatcatatttgggtctctaacaaaataatgaaaaactgtaaatagtactaataatgttaatgacaaaaatgaaagtaacagagtgcattttacaatgttctcagatcttcttttcagacaggacattttatgatgaaaattttttcatgaggcacaaatgtcTGTTAAGTTTAAgacttgtttataacattctcttgaaaacaaggttcgagatgcatcctgaagtcataacatcaaatgatgtacaaagaggaTATAATCACCTTTgaagatatggtctcctagggataagtatggtaggactaaaagctcaggacactttctgaggatatgacttctcataaaacctaatgaaaaaaaattattcttcccagaaaatgaacatgtacataaaaccaactacatataaagcagttacagagtaaatgtcaggagaaggaccaggttaaaaactaacaccaaataagtatcactgttgctgtatctggaatttctaccttatttggaatgcagagacaagaagactgttaacccctgtattgaaggaagtgcatctgcataaagaaaaacaatgtttcacttctcctgctcctttttttctcctccccttcctcctccttccttacctcctatatgtgaagcaaatgttctacctctgagttgtattcctgccttctgtacaaaacaggcagaaacagatagtctttggatataatgaagccagatgctaaagctcactaaagcttaaaggaagtatcttgttatgggataaattaaagagaacacagagaaggcaacaggcatagaggagactgtcctagtaacagcagtaacagaacaagaattcAGGAAAAAGAATTTAGGAAATGATTTTTACAGGTGGcccaatggctggcattaacaaataaaatgctatatgCTCCCATCCTtgaggtgggaattctgtattactatcagattatgaagactttattaaaggaatttactgattaaaaggttatttgtccttccacagatagttattgtgaattaggtacccaatactgtgctaaatcctgagcacacagaaaatgattcatgaaaacaccattctttctctataagcttacagccttgtgggtTAATCCACCATAatcaaacctatagaccatgcatagaaatgtatacatcactataaattctacTATGAAACCTaacggaaagcaagaggtacctaacaccccagaaaagataaagaacttacatattcaaaggctgagagatgagaacattttagttcagtaggggagatgaaagaaggtgaatttgtttgcagtatactagggaagaagaaaggaatgataataatattaataataataataataataataataataataataaaagattgaagagggatggtagccatccctctccgctgctgctgttcttttcatccttgcaccctctcatgtgcctctatgccctctagtggtgacgggaggcaacttctccatcatttctctctggaactgttgatggtttaatcagcagagc comes from Meriones unguiculatus strain TT.TT164.6M chromosome 13 unlocalized genomic scaffold, Bangor_MerUng_6.1 Chr13_unordered_Scaffold_49, whole genome shotgun sequence and encodes:
- the LOC132651355 gene encoding pro-adrenomedullin-like translates to MKLVSIILMFLGSLAFLGVDAAQPEDVSLQWDKLALSSGEMELQASSSDSSELTGGETVPMETFVLDQEKESTSKTPQASTPSSAHFRVKRYRKMMNPGSHNSRCRFGTCMLQKLAQQIYQLTDKRKDPVAPKNKIGPQGYGR